One Fibrobacter sp. UBA4297 DNA window includes the following coding sequences:
- a CDS encoding deoxyribonuclease IV, with protein sequence MHIGCHLSSSGGFLAMGETALSIGADTFQFFTRNPRGGSAKPFDKADAEALNAFMDAHNFAPILAHAPYTLNACAADPSLRQYAQDVMKDDLFRMDHFPRAMYNFHPGSHVKQGVEVGIDLISKHLNNILHKDLKTKVLLETMAGKGSEVGRTFEELCAIIDRVELAEKVGVCLDTCHVFDGGYDIVNHLDDVLDEFDKVIGLKRLCAIHLNDSKNPLGSHKDRHEVIGGGFIGLSALVDVVNHPALKGLPFYLETPNDLPGYAKEIALMRNQER encoded by the coding sequence ATGCATATTGGATGTCATTTATCTTCTTCGGGCGGCTTTTTGGCAATGGGGGAGACCGCCCTTTCCATTGGCGCCGATACGTTTCAGTTTTTTACGCGTAATCCGCGTGGCGGTTCGGCAAAGCCGTTTGACAAGGCTGATGCCGAGGCGCTGAATGCGTTTATGGATGCTCACAACTTTGCTCCGATTTTAGCGCATGCTCCATACACGTTGAATGCCTGTGCGGCTGATCCGTCGCTGAGGCAATATGCCCAGGACGTAATGAAAGACGATTTATTTCGCATGGACCATTTTCCGCGTGCGATGTATAACTTTCATCCAGGAAGCCATGTGAAGCAAGGCGTTGAGGTGGGAATCGATTTGATTTCGAAACACTTGAACAACATCTTGCACAAGGACTTGAAGACGAAGGTTCTCCTTGAAACGATGGCGGGGAAGGGTTCCGAGGTTGGCCGTACATTCGAAGAGTTGTGTGCAATTATAGATCGTGTAGAGCTTGCCGAAAAGGTCGGGGTTTGCTTGGATACTTGCCATGTTTTCGATGGCGGTTACGATATAGTGAACCATCTGGATGATGTTCTTGACGAGTTTGACAAGGTGATAGGCCTTAAGCGTCTTTGTGCAATCCATTTGAATGACAGTAAGAATCCGCTAGGCAGTCACAAGGATAGGCACGAGGTTATTGGTGGAGGATTTATTGGTCTTTCGGCACTTGTTGATGTCGTGAACCATCCGGCGCTTAAGGGACTCCCGTTCTATTTGGAGACGCCTAACGATTTGCCTGGCTATGCCAAGGAAATCGCCTTGATGCGGAATCAGGAACGCTAA
- the floA gene encoding flotillin-like protein FloA (flotillin-like protein involved in membrane lipid rafts): protein MDNLIIIGIIIAAIVVIILLAFIGKFFSLWLQALFSKANVSIFQLIGMRLRKVPPQVIVEARILSCKAGLPVDTNLLEAHYLSRGNVLRVIQALIAANKANIKLDFKEAAAIDLAGRNVLEAVQMSVNPKVIETPKVSAVALDGIQLHAITRITVRASIQKLVGGAGEETVVARVGEGIVSSIGSAQSHKEVLENPNMISKKVLASGLDAGTAFEILSIDIADVDVGQNIGAILETDRAEADKKIAQAKAEERRAMAFAAEQEMKAKVMEMKAKLVEAEAQIPMAMATALREGKLGVMDYYNLKNIEADTQMRKEIGTAPEASK from the coding sequence ATGGATAACCTTATCATCATCGGCATTATCATTGCCGCCATCGTCGTCATCATCTTGCTCGCCTTTATCGGCAAGTTCTTTAGCCTCTGGCTCCAGGCCTTGTTCTCCAAGGCAAACGTGAGCATTTTCCAGCTCATCGGTATGCGTCTCCGTAAGGTTCCGCCACAAGTCATCGTCGAAGCGCGAATCCTCAGCTGCAAGGCAGGTCTCCCCGTTGACACCAACCTGCTCGAAGCCCATTACCTTTCCCGCGGTAACGTGCTCCGCGTGATCCAGGCACTCATCGCCGCCAACAAGGCTAACATCAAGCTTGACTTCAAGGAAGCCGCTGCTATCGACCTTGCCGGCCGTAACGTGCTCGAAGCCGTGCAGATGTCCGTGAACCCGAAGGTCATCGAAACCCCGAAGGTTTCCGCCGTGGCTCTTGACGGTATTCAGCTCCACGCCATTACCCGAATCACCGTACGCGCCAGCATCCAAAAGCTCGTCGGTGGCGCTGGCGAAGAAACTGTTGTCGCCCGTGTTGGCGAAGGTATCGTGTCTTCCATCGGTTCTGCACAGAGCCACAAGGAAGTGCTTGAAAACCCGAACATGATTTCCAAGAAGGTGCTCGCCTCCGGCCTTGACGCAGGTACAGCATTCGAAATTCTCTCCATCGACATTGCAGACGTAGACGTGGGTCAGAACATCGGTGCTATCCTTGAAACCGACCGTGCCGAAGCTGATAAGAAGATCGCCCAGGCCAAGGCAGAAGAACGCCGCGCCATGGCATTCGCCGCCGAACAGGAAATGAAGGCAAAGGTGATGGAAATGAAGGCAAAACTCGTCGAAGCCGAAGCCCAGATCCCAATGGCTATGGCAACCGCCCTCCGCGAAGGAAAGCTCGGCGTAATGGACTATTACAACCTGAAAAACATCGAAGCCGACACGCAGATGCGTAAAGAAATCGGAACCGCCCCGGAAGCAAGCAAATAA
- a CDS encoding NfeD family protein, whose amino-acid sequence MKFITNIILLIALFTAFASASTTTVADTAKKSDIREITLPSESDSLKIQKKQAIWIKLEGDVDPAMYEFCARAIGEAIEKKPDAIVFEINTFGGRLDAAFDLVDTIMAVKGPETIALVKKKAISAGSLIALACQKLYMLEATTIGDCAPIVQGGDGTPQIVGEKIQSPLRAKFRNLAQRNGYPELLASSFVTPELEVLELTAKLDKGKETERDTTLIIEGKKYAVLDSAEKKFWGSPKILVKEGELLTMTDKEAEELGFSRGTFKNREDFETKLAFEKKSEVETNTGEKIASAIAAISGLLLILGFGALYIEFKTPGFGMFGIIGIILIGIVFFGQFAPQLDGYIPAILLVAGVILFLVEIFVMPGTFLFGIGGIACMIIALIMSFDAANIPEFVPEAVETTFDATPWLFGLFFVLSSAAIALIIPIAASKYLIPLLPEGWTPMLKTDMETAVSPTEAVQEVAIGTVGTAKTFLRPVGQASFTMPDGSTKLFDVQTHGEIIEAGENVKIEAIQEGHIWVSRVIPA is encoded by the coding sequence ATGAAATTTATAACGAATATTATTCTCCTTATTGCGTTATTTACCGCATTCGCCTCCGCAAGCACCACAACCGTAGCCGATACCGCAAAAAAATCCGATATCAGGGAAATCACCCTTCCAAGCGAAAGCGATAGTTTAAAAATTCAAAAAAAACAGGCTATTTGGATCAAGCTTGAAGGCGATGTTGACCCCGCCATGTATGAATTCTGCGCCCGAGCCATTGGCGAAGCCATAGAAAAGAAACCTGACGCCATCGTTTTTGAAATCAACACCTTCGGAGGCCGCCTCGACGCAGCGTTTGACCTCGTCGATACCATCATGGCTGTCAAAGGGCCCGAAACCATAGCTCTAGTGAAAAAGAAAGCGATAAGTGCAGGCTCACTCATCGCCCTTGCTTGCCAAAAGCTCTACATGCTCGAAGCCACGACTATTGGTGACTGCGCCCCGATCGTGCAAGGCGGCGACGGCACTCCGCAAATCGTAGGCGAAAAAATTCAATCCCCGCTCCGCGCGAAATTCAGAAACCTGGCGCAACGTAACGGCTACCCGGAACTTTTGGCATCCTCGTTTGTCACTCCAGAACTCGAAGTTTTAGAACTCACGGCCAAGCTTGACAAGGGCAAGGAAACGGAACGCGACACGACACTCATTATCGAAGGCAAGAAATACGCCGTCCTAGACAGCGCCGAAAAGAAGTTCTGGGGTTCCCCTAAGATTCTCGTAAAAGAAGGCGAACTCTTGACCATGACCGACAAAGAAGCCGAAGAACTCGGATTCTCCAGAGGAACGTTCAAGAACCGCGAAGACTTTGAAACCAAGCTCGCCTTTGAAAAAAAGAGCGAAGTCGAAACAAATACCGGAGAAAAAATCGCAAGCGCCATCGCCGCCATCTCGGGGCTTCTCCTGATTCTCGGATTTGGCGCGCTTTACATCGAATTCAAGACTCCTGGGTTCGGAATGTTCGGCATCATCGGCATTATCCTTATCGGGATTGTCTTCTTCGGGCAGTTCGCGCCGCAGCTTGACGGCTACATCCCGGCCATCTTGCTTGTAGCTGGCGTGATATTGTTCTTAGTTGAGATATTCGTCATGCCGGGCACGTTCCTGTTTGGCATTGGCGGTATCGCCTGCATGATTATTGCGCTCATCATGAGTTTTGACGCTGCAAATATTCCAGAGTTTGTTCCGGAAGCCGTCGAGACGACCTTTGACGCGACCCCATGGCTATTCGGGCTATTCTTTGTGCTCAGCAGCGCAGCCATCGCACTTATCATCCCAATTGCGGCAAGCAAATACTTAATTCCATTACTCCCTGAAGGCTGGACACCCATGCTCAAGACCGACATGGAAACAGCCGTCTCGCCGACCGAGGCCGTGCAAGAAGTCGCCATCGGTACAGTCGGAACCGCAAAGACATTCCTCCGCCCAGTAGGCCAAGCTAGCTTTACCATGCCAGACGGAAGCACTAAACTTTTTGACGTGCAGACCCACGGTGAAATCATCGAGGCCGGCGAAAACGTCAAGATAGAAGCAATACAGGAAGGTCATATATGGGTTTCTCGTGTCATCCCCGCGTAG
- a CDS encoding hybrid sensor histidine kinase/response regulator: MNKNFFKRNLIVSLLLVAFLFIVTNVSFLYINRQAIDDSWDSLDEVAYASEAKMGFLGRSLLSALSNIATVVGMEENLLSENIVRLIRGSRIGPLVSVARLYLPDGHIIADHAVVFDSSYVENYKKIVSPKPYISKVGRDVVHAENIVFEQMVPVRRRGQVVAMLSAVSEIKPLFGYVATNAFKGKASLIVVDRRDGSFVVEKTGKWKNFNDFVRAVKPKNGYSLEEWAAGVMKGETSHIFYDETSSDGAKLAVALPLFGGCWTQILYVNENIAFARVDKIRKFYIGISAIELLVILLYLLRMVWNARRMVEAESNEYSEIADALSGTYECIFYVNILDDSFDTFHSDKLMNKLHEAVTGRDFFFDSISSLRHNLHEDDLEIVMHFMEKGAFLKRLEENPSASVEYRLVIDGVPQFYRMKAIKSRKDENHVIVAVENIDSEVNKAIAQRQEMDRNNRVIESLASDFDFVNYVTIGEDSASDFVVTYRASSVLLKAIPGWSSEKSFSKRMDLLLKYLICDSDKLYFHEQTSRDHLVAVLKNEPITHINFKIKLDGKEVYYQMKIIADKDEIGNLKGIVFGLHSVDEEIKKQMDIQSNLKRNLEIIDILSEDYSSLFYFNLVDNTSGVLAVRSEINDSLKDFFVSCNRLEDVFKEFVLAQAHPDDRERLMKLASREVVASYLMHQKRLTIVFRHLYGSEYKYTRLVFAKAEPVDEPPKLIAVGFVEVDAQYRAETEHQENVERIMSLSDQFEIVYDVNIDTGLFSVSIKGGKFSDVLNEKTGKGANFFDYEEVDVRKVVYKDDLESVLRTLNRDFVISRLKDENSFFLDYRRVTSEGLKWYRMRVTKMGDWSKSHRVLVGLFNNDVVYRKEMAQQAALEQALEMAKSASRAKTMFLNNMSHDIRTPMNAIIGYTELATMHIGNKELVKNFLGKIELSSNHLLSLINDVLDMSRIESGKLNLNEKPEMLPEIIHTLKDIVQADINAKNLQFYANSIGIRNEKVVCDRLRLNQVLLNVISNAVKYTPAGGSIWFSVEQKASPEPGIGAYEFRIRDSGIGMSEDFLPKIFDAFTRVNSSTVSGIQGTGLGMAITKNIVDMMDGSIDIKSKVDEGTDVVLNFQFKIATQEQDISKIRELEGKRILVVDDDEDCVKSVPQIFKKLGVIAECCYSGAEAIERAKAADAEGRPYDAFLVDWRMPDMDGLKTARMLREMLGREILVIVMSAYEWSDIEEQATKVGIHNFMSKPVFPSDARTALLRSFGLMQAEAPVTDKKVSFSGKKVLLVDDNELNREIAQEILEDCGIQVTSLCDGEKAVEYMKNLQSGACDLILMDVQMPIMDGYEATRQIRKLENKEAAEIPIIAMTANAFADDQQAALDAGMNEHVAKPVNVNKLKEVLSRFL; this comes from the coding sequence ATGAATAAAAATTTTTTTAAAAGAAATTTAATCGTATCGCTACTCCTTGTCGCGTTCTTGTTTATTGTAACGAACGTTTCTTTTTTATACATAAATAGGCAGGCGATTGACGATAGCTGGGACTCGCTTGATGAAGTTGCCTACGCTTCCGAAGCGAAAATGGGCTTTTTAGGGCGCTCACTTTTGAGTGCGTTGTCCAATATTGCAACCGTGGTCGGGATGGAAGAAAACCTCCTGTCCGAAAATATAGTGCGCTTGATTCGAGGTTCGCGCATTGGACCTTTGGTATCTGTCGCTCGTCTGTACTTGCCTGATGGACATATCATTGCTGACCATGCCGTTGTTTTTGATTCTTCGTACGTTGAAAACTACAAGAAAATTGTATCGCCCAAGCCGTATATATCAAAAGTCGGTCGCGATGTCGTTCATGCCGAAAATATCGTTTTTGAACAGATGGTCCCTGTTCGCCGCAGGGGACAGGTGGTGGCGATGCTATCGGCTGTTTCTGAAATCAAGCCCTTGTTTGGCTATGTGGCGACAAATGCATTTAAGGGAAAAGCCTCTTTAATTGTTGTGGACCGTCGAGATGGTTCCTTTGTTGTTGAAAAAACTGGAAAGTGGAAAAATTTCAATGACTTTGTCCGTGCCGTAAAACCTAAAAATGGATATTCGCTGGAAGAATGGGCGGCTGGCGTAATGAAAGGCGAGACTTCGCACATCTTTTATGATGAAACATCTTCGGATGGAGCGAAACTTGCTGTTGCATTGCCGTTGTTTGGCGGATGCTGGACGCAAATCTTGTATGTCAACGAGAATATCGCTTTTGCGCGTGTCGATAAAATTCGAAAGTTCTATATCGGAATTTCGGCAATTGAACTTCTGGTGATTTTATTGTACCTGCTCCGCATGGTGTGGAATGCCCGCCGTATGGTCGAAGCAGAAAGTAATGAATACTCCGAAATTGCAGATGCCTTGAGCGGAACTTACGAATGCATCTTCTATGTGAACATCCTGGATGATTCATTTGATACCTTCCATTCAGACAAGCTGATGAACAAGTTGCATGAGGCGGTGACCGGACGTGACTTCTTCTTTGATTCTATTTCAAGCCTGAGGCATAATCTTCATGAGGACGATCTTGAAATCGTAATGCACTTTATGGAAAAGGGCGCTTTCCTCAAGCGTCTAGAAGAAAATCCGAGTGCCTCTGTTGAGTATAGACTTGTCATTGATGGTGTCCCTCAGTTCTATAGAATGAAAGCTATCAAGTCCAGAAAGGACGAAAACCATGTTATCGTTGCGGTCGAAAATATTGATTCTGAAGTCAACAAGGCTATTGCACAGCGGCAGGAAATGGACCGTAACAACAGGGTTATCGAATCCTTGGCCTCGGATTTTGACTTTGTGAACTACGTAACGATTGGTGAAGATTCTGCGTCTGATTTCGTGGTGACATACCGTGCAAGTTCTGTGCTATTGAAGGCCATTCCTGGGTGGTCTTCGGAAAAGAGTTTCTCCAAGAGAATGGATTTATTGCTCAAGTACCTGATTTGCGATTCTGATAAGCTGTATTTCCATGAACAGACTAGCCGAGATCATCTGGTTGCGGTCTTGAAAAACGAGCCGATTACCCATATCAACTTTAAGATTAAGCTTGATGGCAAGGAAGTTTATTACCAGATGAAGATTATTGCCGATAAGGATGAAATCGGCAATCTTAAGGGCATTGTCTTTGGCTTGCATAGCGTCGATGAAGAAATCAAGAAGCAGATGGATATCCAGTCGAACCTGAAGCGCAACCTTGAAATTATCGACATCCTTTCGGAAGACTATTCATCGCTCTTCTACTTTAATCTTGTGGACAATACGAGTGGAGTGCTTGCTGTCCGCAGCGAAATTAACGATTCCCTAAAGGATTTCTTTGTTTCTTGCAATAGGCTTGAAGATGTCTTTAAGGAATTTGTCTTGGCCCAGGCGCATCCGGATGACCGTGAAAGGCTTATGAAGCTTGCCTCTAGAGAGGTTGTGGCCAGTTATTTAATGCACCAGAAGCGTTTGACGATTGTGTTCAGACACCTTTACGGTAGTGAATACAAGTACACGCGTTTGGTGTTTGCAAAGGCCGAACCTGTGGATGAGCCTCCTAAGCTTATTGCTGTTGGCTTTGTTGAAGTTGATGCCCAGTACCGCGCTGAGACGGAGCACCAGGAAAACGTTGAACGCATCATGAGCCTTTCGGACCAGTTCGAAATCGTGTATGATGTGAACATTGATACTGGCTTATTTAGTGTTTCTATAAAGGGCGGAAAGTTTAGCGACGTCTTAAATGAAAAGACTGGCAAGGGCGCAAACTTCTTTGATTACGAAGAAGTGGATGTCAGAAAGGTTGTTTACAAGGATGACCTGGAATCTGTCCTGCGTACGCTTAATCGCGATTTTGTCATCTCGCGCCTTAAAGACGAGAACTCGTTCTTCCTGGATTACCGACGTGTGACCTCTGAGGGCCTCAAGTGGTACCGCATGAGAGTGACCAAGATGGGCGACTGGTCCAAGTCGCACCGTGTGCTTGTCGGGTTGTTCAATAACGATGTCGTTTACAGAAAAGAAATGGCGCAGCAGGCGGCTCTTGAGCAGGCGCTTGAAATGGCGAAGTCGGCATCGCGTGCAAAAACGATGTTCCTCAACAATATGAGCCATGATATCCGTACTCCGATGAACGCCATTATCGGCTATACGGAACTGGCGACGATGCATATTGGCAACAAGGAACTTGTAAAGAATTTCCTTGGAAAAATTGAACTGTCTTCGAATCATTTGCTTTCGCTTATCAATGATGTGCTTGATATGAGCCGCATTGAGTCTGGTAAGTTGAACTTGAACGAGAAGCCGGAAATGCTTCCGGAAATTATCCATACGCTCAAGGACATTGTACAGGCGGATATCAATGCGAAGAATTTGCAGTTCTATGCCAATAGCATAGGAATCCGCAATGAGAAGGTTGTCTGTGATAGATTGCGCTTGAATCAGGTGCTTTTAAATGTGATATCGAACGCCGTCAAGTACACTCCTGCTGGGGGCTCAATTTGGTTCTCTGTGGAACAGAAGGCTTCGCCGGAACCAGGCATTGGCGCATACGAGTTTAGGATTAGGGACTCGGGTATTGGCATGAGCGAAGATTTCTTGCCGAAAATCTTTGATGCGTTTACGCGAGTCAATTCTTCGACTGTTTCGGGCATTCAAGGGACTGGCCTTGGCATGGCGATTACGAAGAACATCGTCGATATGATGGATGGCTCCATTGATATCAAGAGCAAGGTAGACGAAGGTACTGATGTTGTTCTGAATTTCCAGTTCAAGATTGCAACGCAGGAACAGGATATTTCAAAAATCAGGGAACTTGAAGGCAAGAGAATTCTCGTTGTCGATGATGACGAGGATTGCGTAAAGAGCGTTCCGCAAATTTTCAAAAAGCTCGGCGTTATTGCGGAATGTTGTTATTCCGGAGCTGAAGCTATTGAACGTGCGAAGGCGGCCGATGCAGAGGGACGTCCGTATGACGCGTTCCTTGTGGATTGGCGTATGCCGGACATGGATGGCTTGAAGACGGCTCGCATGCTACGCGAAATGCTTGGACGCGAAATACTTGTGATTGTGATGTCAGCCTATGAATGGTCGGATATCGAAGAGCAGGCCACGAAAGTCGGAATACACAATTTTATGAGTAAACCCGTGTTCCCGTCGGATGCGCGTACGGCTTTGTTGCGTAGCTTTGGCCTTATGCAGGCGGAAGCTCCGGTGACGGACAAGAAGGTTAGCTTTAGCGGCAAGAAGGTTCTGCTCGTAGATGACAATGAACTGAATCGCGAAATCGCTCAGGAAATTTTGGAAGATTGCGGAATTCAGGTGACCTCGCTTTGTGATGGCGAGAAGGCTGTTGAATATATGAAAAATTTGCAGTCGGGCGCCTGCGACTTGATTTTGATGGATGTCCAGATGCCGATTATGGATGGCTACGAGGCGACCCGCCAGATTCGTAAGCTCGAAAACAAGGAAGCTGCAGAAATTCCGATTATTGCCATGACGGCAAATGCCTTTGCAGATGACCAACAGGCCGCTCTAGATGCCGGCATGAACGAGCATGTGGCAAAACCCGTGAACGTCAACAAGCTGAAAGAAGTGCTGTCGAGATTTTTGTAG
- the rpsO gene encoding 30S ribosomal protein S15, whose amino-acid sequence MATITKEKAAELTAKFGANEKDTGNVRVQIAILTEKIKNLTEHIKINKKDFHSLRGLSAMVAKRKNLLKYYGEKDIIAQRALIKELGLRG is encoded by the coding sequence ATGGCTACTATCACTAAAGAAAAGGCTGCAGAACTCACCGCTAAGTTTGGTGCTAACGAAAAGGACACCGGTAACGTCCGCGTTCAGATCGCTATCCTCACGGAAAAGATCAAGAACCTCACCGAACACATCAAGATCAACAAGAAGGACTTCCATTCTCTCCGTGGTCTGTCTGCGATGGTTGCAAAGCGCAAGAACCTTCTCAAGTACTACGGCGAAAAGGACATTATCGCTCAGCGTGCATTGATCAAGGAACTCGGTCTCCGCGGCTAA
- the pnp gene encoding polyribonucleotide nucleotidyltransferase — MSTEAYQAKYGKMLDPKEVSVNLPDGRVITFETGRIAKQARGSAVAKMGDAFVLSTVCYGEEKDGDFFPLTVEYREKSYAAGRLPGGYSKREPGRPSDEEILSARIIDRPIRPMFPENFTREVQVIVQVLSSDKKFAPDVLGVSAASLSIGLSELPFEQQVAAVRVAVVDGQNIVMPTYDQVAVADLDLVVAGTEDSVCMVEGGAYEVSEDTMIGAILAGHEVIKEMCKAQQQLVDRCSKPKMELKPKFVGEEHDKLVATVKEVVWDELNKDVHSNMVKTDFYPAMADLCARMLEDPRILAIIGEGDAQDPKLVADAKGIYGELERTAMREMILNEGVRLDGRTTTEVRPIEIEMGVLPRAHGSAIFQRGETQGLVICTLGTKADEQRFESLQGEGAKSYMLHYNFPPFSVGECKKLGLSRREIGHGHLAERSLAAVLPLPEDFPYTIRVVSEIMESNGSSSMASVCGGCLSLMDAGVPIKAPVAGIAMGLISEKGSVKEGGKIKILTDITGTEDHLGDMDFKVTGTAEGITAFQMDIKIRGITPELMREALEQARQGRIHILGKMAELGLPAPRPHVSEKAPTMLKMRIPTTKIRDVIGSGGSVIKGMQAQTGCTINIDDNGNIDIAAPTGKAGEVCRRMIEELTAEPEPGRKYKGKVKTIQPFGAFVEILPGRDGLVHISELADHRVDKVEDVVHVGDEVEVLCLGVDPKGKVKLSIKALLPPKAAPAAEAPVDAAPEAPAEA, encoded by the coding sequence ATGTCAACAGAAGCTTATCAAGCTAAATACGGCAAGATGCTCGACCCGAAGGAAGTGTCTGTAAACCTTCCGGATGGCCGTGTCATTACGTTTGAAACTGGCCGTATCGCAAAGCAGGCACGTGGTTCTGCTGTCGCCAAGATGGGGGACGCGTTTGTCCTTTCTACCGTTTGCTACGGTGAAGAAAAGGATGGTGACTTCTTCCCTCTGACAGTTGAATACCGCGAAAAGTCTTACGCTGCCGGACGCCTGCCTGGTGGCTATAGCAAGCGCGAACCGGGTCGTCCGAGCGATGAAGAAATTCTTTCTGCTCGTATCATCGACCGTCCGATTCGTCCGATGTTCCCGGAAAACTTCACTCGTGAAGTCCAGGTCATCGTTCAGGTTCTTTCTTCCGACAAGAAGTTCGCTCCGGACGTTCTTGGCGTAAGTGCAGCATCTCTTTCTATTGGTCTTTCTGAACTTCCGTTCGAACAGCAGGTCGCTGCCGTTCGCGTGGCTGTTGTCGATGGCCAGAACATCGTGATGCCGACTTATGACCAGGTTGCCGTGGCCGATCTAGACCTCGTGGTCGCCGGTACGGAAGACTCTGTGTGCATGGTTGAAGGTGGTGCTTACGAAGTGTCCGAAGACACGATGATCGGCGCTATCCTCGCTGGTCACGAAGTCATTAAGGAAATGTGCAAGGCCCAACAGCAACTGGTGGACCGCTGCTCCAAGCCGAAGATGGAACTCAAGCCGAAGTTTGTTGGTGAAGAACACGACAAGCTCGTTGCTACGGTCAAGGAAGTTGTCTGGGACGAACTGAACAAGGACGTCCACTCCAACATGGTGAAGACGGACTTCTATCCGGCTATGGCAGACCTCTGCGCTCGCATGCTCGAAGATCCGCGTATCCTTGCTATCATCGGTGAAGGTGACGCTCAGGATCCGAAGCTCGTTGCCGATGCTAAGGGCATCTATGGCGAACTCGAACGCACGGCTATGCGTGAAATGATTTTGAACGAAGGCGTTCGTCTTGACGGCCGTACCACGACCGAAGTCCGCCCGATCGAAATCGAAATGGGCGTGCTCCCGCGTGCTCACGGTTCTGCAATCTTCCAGCGTGGCGAAACCCAGGGTCTCGTCATTTGTACGCTTGGAACAAAGGCTGACGAACAACGTTTCGAAAGCTTGCAGGGCGAAGGCGCAAAGAGCTACATGCTCCATTACAACTTCCCGCCGTTCTCCGTCGGTGAATGCAAGAAGCTCGGGCTTTCTCGCCGTGAAATTGGTCACGGTCACTTGGCCGAACGCTCCCTCGCTGCAGTCCTTCCGCTCCCGGAAGACTTCCCGTACACGATCCGCGTGGTTTCTGAAATCATGGAATCCAACGGTTCTTCTTCCATGGCCTCTGTTTGCGGTGGCTGCCTCAGCTTGATGGACGCTGGCGTTCCTATCAAGGCTCCGGTTGCAGGTATCGCCATGGGCCTCATCTCCGAAAAGGGTTCCGTCAAGGAAGGCGGCAAGATCAAGATCTTGACCGACATTACTGGTACGGAAGACCACCTCGGCGATATGGACTTCAAGGTAACGGGTACTGCAGAAGGTATCACTGCATTCCAGATGGACATCAAGATCCGCGGTATCACCCCGGAACTTATGCGTGAAGCTTTGGAACAGGCTCGTCAGGGCCGTATCCACATCCTCGGCAAGATGGCTGAACTTGGCCTCCCGGCACCGCGTCCGCACGTTTCTGAAAAGGCTCCGACGATGCTCAAGATGCGCATCCCGACTACGAAGATTCGTGACGTTATCGGTTCCGGTGGCTCTGTCATCAAGGGCATGCAGGCTCAGACTGGCTGCACCATCAACATTGACGACAACGGCAATATCGACATCGCCGCCCCGACAGGCAAGGCTGGTGAAGTTTGCCGCCGCATGATCGAAGAACTCACTGCAGAACCGGAACCAGGCCGCAAGTACAAGGGCAAGGTGAAGACGATCCAGCCGTTTGGCGCATTCGTCGAAATCCTCCCGGGTCGCGACGGTCTCGTGCATATCTCCGAACTTGCCGACCACCGTGTCGATAAGGTCGAAGACGTGGTTCACGTTGGTGACGAAGTCGAAGTGCTCTGCCTCGGTGTTGACCCGAAGGGCAAGGTGAAGCTCTCTATCAAGGCTTTGCTCCCTCCGAAGGCAGCTCCGGCTGCTGAAGCTCCGGTTGACGCTGCTCCGGAAGCTCCGGCAGAAGCTTAG